Within Lolium rigidum isolate FL_2022 chromosome 5, APGP_CSIRO_Lrig_0.1, whole genome shotgun sequence, the genomic segment AAGGAACAACCTcataggttgagggaaacaatcaCATTTATAGTGAGGAACAACATGGAGGCATATAAGGAACAACCACATACGTTGTGGAGAACGAAATCATTTGTAATGAGAAACAACATAGATAATATCAGGAACAACCCCATAAGATGAGGGGAACAAAACCTTTTATAAACAAACCCATAGGTTGAGGTGAAACAATCTTTTATAATGAGAAACAAATAAAAGAGAATACCCGGGAAACCATACAAACATAGAATAGCGAAAGAAATCAAGAAAGAAGAAtaatagaaaaacaaataaagcaaaaataaaaatgtAACAAGAAGTTATAAGCATAATAATCTAATTAAGgaataaaaacaaaattggaAAAACACAACTGCACAATGCGACAAGAAATTTAGGTCCTCAAGGAATAAACATATATTAATTCACTATACGAAAatcaaaatataaataaaaagaatagaactaatttttttatctcctcctcgaaataggctttcgtcctGCTTTATAAATAAATCAACCACATCCATACAATATTCGAGCACAAGAAGAAACTGAAAGACAACATAAGGTCTGTTGGGGCCACATCACAACACGCTTGAAAGAGAAACAAGCTATACACCCTAAGACATAGGGCAACTCATGGACTGGATGGAGTAGATAATCGACATGTCGCTGCTAGAAGATCCTCCAACATGTTGTCCAGACGATCCTTGCTCCGTTGTCCATAGAGTGCGTAccactgctgcaacaaagctAAGAATTTAAAGACAGAGTCAGAGGCGTGTCGAAGAAAGATATATACGCTCCGTCACAAAATTGTTACGCACAGTCCACATGTCCAGGTCAAAATTGAAAACTGTAACCAGAAGAGGCGTCTCCTCCTATCGGTATTGTCTGCGTGAGCCTCAAGGAACTCACCGAGGTCTGTAGCCTGCCACTCAGACCCCAAAGCCTCATGGATGAAGCTCCAAAGAAAATGTGCAACGGGGAAAGAGAACATGATGTGCGTCGTAGTTTTCGGAACCGCACACAACGGGCACAAATCGTTACCCGGCCCATTCCGCTTAGCAACCACCACGCTAGAGGGGAGGCAGCCTCTAAGAAGTTGCTAAAGGAAAATTTTAGTCTTAAAAGGAAGGGGCACTTTGAAAAGCGAGGACGTCCAAGAAAGGTGTGGCCCCCTAAAAAGGCCATATATGATGATCTAACCGAGAATATGTCAGACACAGCTAGGCGCCAGCTAGGGTTCCTACCGACGGCAATGGTCCGTCGGAACGAGGGGTGGTTGCGGCGGTGATAGTGGTCGCGAGGCGAGATGGAAGAAATTTTTTGTGCATTTTTGGCTCTGGTGGCCGCTAGGGCTTGCCCGCGGTGTTTTTTCTTCCCGCCGGCACCCCAGCTGGTGAGAGATCTTTGAGaagggcgagtggagatgctctaacatcgcATAGCTATAGACAGTTTTTTGGTTAAAATTATGGGCAGGCCACGGCCCAGTAGGCCTAAACGTAGATCCGCCGGACCCAAGCGGCAAGCCAGGCTTCAGGTCTTCGACTTGAAAATTGGGCTGCAACAAATCCTGAGGAGTGCATGTCCAAGTCGAATCGGAGATAGAGTCGAGTTCGTTCAGGCGAACGAAAAGCGAGTCccccaaaataaaaagaaacggaACGCCCAGATCCGCCGCAACTAGAGAAGGAGGCAAACGCACCAAATTTCGATTCCCCGCTGAAGTTCAagatggccatggcggcggttcgaTTCGCCGCGAGGAGGCTCACTGACCAGCAATCGCAGGCGATTCTTAGGTCGGCTGTCGCGAATGAACAAGGGGTGCTCAACCGCAGCAGCTCACCCGGCTATGCTCTACGCCGGTTCACCTCATCCGAGGCTCCTGCTGCCAACGGATCAAAAATCAACACCGAGGTACTACGCCACGCCCTATCGTTTTAATCGGAAAACCGACTTCTCTGCAGTATTTTGTAGATCCATGGAACTGCCGTTATTTCTTCACTATGGAAATTACTCCGTATTTCTTTTCGTTCGCACTCTTGATTCATTGATATATCTGCAATTTCCTAATCTAAGTATCCTGCATTGGCCAGCATCCTTCTGTTTCAGGGGATAGCCGTCTAATGGCAGCTCACCAGAAGAAAGAGGAACTCTTCGATATGCTAGCTGCGTCACAAATGAATAAGGATATTTCTTTCACAAGAAGAATGAAAGACAGGCTGGTGCTCATGCGTCTTACCGCCCATATCGAAAGAAATAGCCCTGAATGGTAAATTCTTAACTATATTCATCCCCAACAACCCCATATTCCTCTATGTATGTGTTTTCTTATCACCTCCATAGTATATATTACTACTCTCTCCGTTTGCTTATTATATATTCATCCCCAACCACCCCATAAGTCCAATTGCGGTGAGAGAACGACCACCCTATATTTCTTAGCTTCCTATAAAGTATAAGCATAATAAGGTTTTATTAATCTCAGCTGATCTCATGCAGGCGCTGGTATCATGGAGAATATGCAGTTTTTAATTTCTTGCGTGGTACAACAGCTTTCTTCTGTTTGATTTATCAAATGGAAAAATGGGATGATTCTTCTCAATGGAATAAGCAAGTTCAGGGAGCAGACAGTAACAGCAAAGCCAGTGTCGCCTGTGCAGAACCAAACATTGAAGAATAGTTTGTCAGTTGGTGCAGCTTTTGTGATCTTGGCTAGGGCTAGctctttgttttaaaaaattcgaaaacagcatttcaaagtttcagaaaattttgaaTGTAGTGAAGATGCAATAATACTACAAGTGTGCGAAATCTCAATACAAAATACTACGGTACACAAAAATGACGAAAAGTATGGAGCTCAGTACACATTTTCAAATCCACATTGTTCGGATTTGCCATTTTTCTGTAGCCCATAGTATAAAAGTATTTTGCATTGAAATTTTGCACGCTTATGGTATTACATCCTTATGTACATATTGATATTTTTCAGAACTTTTTGGAACTTTCAGATGTTGTTTTACATTATTTTAAAGAAAACACCGACTTACCTGCTGTGTATCAAGCTCTGATATGATTTTCTGTTAGTTCGTTTGTCTTTACTAAGAACAGTATGAACTATAGCAGACGGACCAAGTTAGTGTTCTCTTTTATGATCACGGATGAATGGCAAGATATCTGAATGTTACTTTGGTGCATCTGTTACTATTTTTCTTCGAAGAAGTTTTACTATGGATGTCGGATGAACAAGGGCAGATGGATTGTACCTCCACAATAGAATGTGGTCTCAACAAAAATGGTGTGCACCCGCAACTTCCCTCTCAGAAAATTAGAACAATGTACAGCCAACGTACTAGGAAAACTGACCATGGAAATTGTGGGAAAAGGTTTAAGTGAAACGGTGTTCTCCAACAAAATAAAGTGCAAAGAATTCTCAGAACATATTCCTCAAATGATTGGTCGATAATAGTTGAACCGGTATGTACAAGGACTCAGGCGGAGGAGAAAGGAAGGCGGCCAAGAAAACCCATCTATGGTTCCGTCCCCTCGTTGGCGATGCTGCTGGTCCGCTCCATCTCCGGTGGTCCTGGACCTTGGAGATGTGGTGGACCACGACCTCTCACCGGCGGAGGGTTTTCGTTGTTAGGTTGTTTTCAGTGTCTTTTCGGGATGGTGAGGTGGCGGttacatcctgaagtcagaataagatcttcctcgctctggtggtgcatcttgcATTGACGGAGGGTGCGTGGAGTCATGTGTCTGGCAGATCTCatgggatccggtcggttttcgcgttcgttggtgtggtttcaggtcagtctcttccgatctacggttatcATCTTTGGCgacggttgctgctctggtgcgctggtcctttgagaCCTTAGCACGACGA encodes:
- the LOC124655429 gene encoding uncharacterized protein LOC124655429, producing the protein MAMAAVRFAARRLTDQQSQAILRSAVANEQGVLNRSSSPGYALRRFTSSEAPAANGSKINTEHPSVSGDSRLMAAHQKKEELFDMLAASQMNKDISFTRRMKDRLVLMRLTAHIERNSPEWRWYHGEYAVFNFLRGTTAFFCLIYQMEKWDDSSQWNKQVQGADSNSKASVACAEPNIEE